From the genome of Deinococcus sp. AJ005, one region includes:
- a CDS encoding Ig domain-containing protein has translation MKHVRTTLPALALALSALLAGCGQPVTGTSTGGGSGRDILYFSDNASGLPVMYQGEDYSADLSVSGGAGPYTLKISSGTLPPGIKLGGQRLTGTPTATGTYKFTLEVTDSTLSTRSKEYTVNVNTLPPLSLAPTLPTGEIRGETRIPLIITAPRNVRAARLNWELPAGVSVTRVQASEQSGVLFWQQQGQVLTVDLGFKTVPRNGVRIALISVKPAQDKAATLTATKMGYEARDGTGKLLAGKFMSGAAMTETPKADGTQDGADQPADAPASTETVPSVMPTQTTPSVTPPAQTTPTAPQPPSTEQPVTPPVQNPVEPPKPPVTAPPGAHLRTGAPL, from the coding sequence ATGAAGCATGTTCGCACCACCCTTCCGGCGCTGGCCCTGGCGCTGAGCGCCCTTCTGGCCGGATGCGGGCAGCCCGTCACTGGCACGTCTACGGGCGGTGGAAGTGGCCGGGACATCCTGTATTTCTCCGACAACGCCTCTGGCCTACCCGTGATGTACCAGGGCGAGGACTACAGCGCCGATCTGAGTGTTTCGGGCGGCGCGGGACCATACACCCTGAAGATATCGAGCGGCACTCTGCCTCCCGGTATCAAGCTGGGCGGTCAGCGCCTGACGGGGACGCCCACCGCCACCGGGACCTACAAGTTCACGTTGGAGGTGACCGACTCCACCCTCAGCACGCGCAGCAAGGAATACACGGTCAACGTGAATACTCTGCCGCCTCTGTCGCTGGCCCCCACCCTGCCCACGGGCGAGATTCGCGGCGAGACGCGCATTCCGCTGATCATCACCGCGCCCCGCAACGTGCGGGCGGCGCGCCTGAACTGGGAACTGCCCGCAGGCGTCAGCGTGACCCGCGTGCAGGCGTCCGAGCAGAGCGGCGTGCTGTTCTGGCAGCAGCAGGGGCAGGTGCTGACGGTGGATCTGGGTTTCAAGACCGTTCCGCGGAACGGCGTGCGGATCGCCCTGATCAGCGTGAAACCTGCCCAGGACAAGGCTGCCACCCTGACCGCCACCAAGATGGGTTACGAGGCCCGCGACGGGACGGGCAAGCTGCTGGCAGGCAAATTTATGTCGGGAGCGGCCATGACGGAAACGCCGAAAGCGGATGGGACGCAGGACGGCGCGGATCAGCCCGCCGATGCTCCAGCGTCTACCGAAACGGTGCCCAGCGTGATGCCGACGCAAACGACGCCCAGTGTGACCCCTCCCGCCCAGACGACGCCGACAGCCCCCCAGCCGCCATCCACCGAGCAACCTGTAACGCCCCCGGTGCAGAATCCCGTCGAGCCGCCCAAGCCGCCCGTGACTGCCCCGCCCGGAGCGCACCTGAGAACCGGAG
- a CDS encoding glutamate racemase: MRESLKQPVGIFDAGIGSYNIVQKVRAAYPDQDIVYLADRASFPYGAKSEGELEGSILAALNFLTGRGVGSIIVASNAPSVTVLPQLLPLLNVPVLGVYPPIRAALENVQPDGMVAVIGARVLTNSAALREYVAGEAGRHREQFVFEEAGELIDLVEAGTFLSDPATTQRTVSAFVERLQRQHPLLAGLTLSSTHLPWLTHFFEQAAPHLQLFDPADEVVNQFRPLATAGSGKLITLVTESSQHPFAEFQATLGRLNLDLQPGLVQI, from the coding sequence ATGCGTGAATCCCTGAAACAGCCCGTGGGTATCTTCGACGCCGGAATTGGCAGCTACAACATCGTGCAAAAAGTCAGGGCGGCCTATCCCGATCAGGACATCGTGTATCTGGCGGACCGGGCCAGCTTTCCCTACGGCGCAAAGAGTGAGGGCGAGCTGGAAGGCAGCATTCTCGCGGCGCTGAACTTTCTGACTGGCCGGGGCGTCGGGTCCATCATCGTGGCCTCGAACGCCCCCAGCGTCACGGTGTTGCCCCAACTTCTTCCCCTGTTGAATGTCCCTGTTCTGGGCGTCTATCCACCCATCCGGGCCGCACTTGAAAACGTTCAGCCTGACGGGATGGTGGCCGTGATCGGGGCCAGGGTGCTGACGAACAGCGCCGCGCTGCGGGAATATGTCGCTGGCGAGGCGGGCAGACACAGGGAGCAATTCGTCTTCGAGGAAGCTGGCGAGCTGATTGATCTGGTGGAAGCCGGAACCTTCCTGAGCGATCCGGCCACGACACAGCGGACAGTGTCTGCCTTTGTCGAAAGGCTCCAGCGGCAGCATCCGCTACTGGCGGGCCTCACCCTGTCCAGCACGCATCTGCCCTGGCTTACTCATTTTTTTGAGCAGGCCGCTCCCCACCTCCAACTCTTCGATCCGGCTGACGAAGTGGTCAATCAATTCAGACCTCTCGCCACGGCTGGCAGCGGAAAGCTCATCACGCTGGTTACGGAAAGTTCGCAGCATCCCTTCGCCGAATTCCAGGCCACGCTGGGCCGATTGAATCTGGACCTCCAACCCGGCTTGGTCCAGATCTGA